The following are encoded together in the Arcticibacterium luteifluviistationis genome:
- the tpx gene encoding thiol peroxidase: MAQITLKGTPINTNGNLPQIGEQAKDFELIAQDMSRANLDKYKGSRVVLNVFPSLDTGICATSVREFNKVAGDLKNTKILCISRDTPMAQGRFCGAEGIENVETLSDLANGSFGKDYGLEIVDGPLKDFSSRAVIVLDENHKVVYTEQVPEIVQEPNYEAALKVLA, translated from the coding sequence ATGGCACAAATAACATTAAAAGGAACTCCAATCAACACTAATGGCAACTTACCTCAAATAGGTGAGCAAGCTAAAGACTTTGAATTAATAGCTCAAGACATGTCAAGAGCTAATCTTGATAAATATAAGGGCTCAAGAGTGGTATTGAATGTATTCCCAAGTTTAGATACTGGAATATGTGCTACCTCTGTTAGAGAGTTTAACAAAGTAGCAGGTGACCTTAAAAACACTAAAATACTTTGTATCTCAAGAGATACGCCAATGGCTCAAGGTCGTTTTTGCGGTGCAGAAGGCATTGAAAATGTAGAAACACTTTCTGACCTTGCTAACGGAAGTTTCGGGAAAGATTATGGTCTTGAAATTGTAGATGGTCCATTGAAAGACTTCTCAAGTAGAGCCGTAATAGTACTAGATGAAAACCATAAAGTGGTTTATACCGAGCAAGTTCCTGAAATTGTTCAAGAGCCTAATTACGAAGCAGCATTAAAAGTTTTGGCATAG
- a CDS encoding GntR family transcriptional regulator, whose translation MSVKLISINEFSATPKYQQLVNSILESIRFGRLKKGDTLPSINEVSYGFEISRITVEKGYNELRKRNFIAAHPGKGFFVINDQVEQDLKILLLFNKLSAHKKQIYDSLVAKLGNRAAIEFYIYNNDATQFCQLLENHKKGYSHYVIIPNFIEGDEQALKLINKLPKDQLIVIDKMLDGITGKFAAVYQPFEDDIFGALGEAWETLKKYNRMVLIFPENSYYPKDIMQGFINFCNSYEFNYKIINDIRKSKIRPGELYLNVMEDDLVKLLDMIPASGLKVGQDIGIISYNETPLKKFILNGITTISTDFSLMGEKAGELILNNKKEHTKNPFTIRLRASS comes from the coding sequence ATGAGTGTCAAACTAATTAGCATCAACGAATTTTCAGCTACGCCAAAGTATCAGCAGCTGGTTAATAGCATATTAGAGAGCATACGTTTTGGTAGACTAAAAAAAGGCGACACCCTACCTTCCATTAATGAAGTAAGCTATGGTTTTGAAATTTCCAGAATCACGGTAGAAAAAGGATATAATGAACTACGTAAACGTAACTTCATAGCGGCACACCCCGGGAAAGGCTTTTTTGTGATTAATGACCAAGTAGAACAAGACTTAAAAATCTTACTACTCTTCAATAAGCTAAGTGCTCACAAAAAACAAATCTATGATTCCTTAGTGGCCAAACTTGGCAATCGTGCTGCCATTGAGTTTTACATTTATAATAATGATGCTACGCAGTTTTGTCAATTGCTAGAAAACCACAAGAAAGGGTACTCGCATTATGTCATCATCCCTAATTTCATTGAAGGAGACGAGCAAGCTCTAAAACTAATCAATAAGCTCCCTAAAGACCAGCTGATTGTTATTGACAAAATGCTAGATGGCATTACAGGAAAGTTTGCTGCTGTATATCAACCTTTTGAAGATGACATTTTTGGAGCTTTGGGCGAAGCCTGGGAAACATTAAAAAAGTACAATAGAATGGTGCTTATTTTTCCTGAGAACTCATACTACCCAAAAGACATCATGCAGGGCTTTATCAATTTCTGCAACAGCTATGAGTTCAATTATAAAATAATAAACGACATACGTAAAAGTAAAATAAGACCGGGTGAGTTATACCTAAATGTCATGGAAGATGACTTGGTAAAGTTACTTGACATGATTCCTGCTTCTGGTCTTAAAGTAGGTCAAGACATAGGCATCATTTCATATAATGAAACCCCTTTGAAAAAATTCATCCTTAATGGTATCACTACCATTTCTACAGACTTCTCATTAATGGGTGAGAAAGCAGGAGAGCTTATTCTTAATAATAAGAAAGAACACACCAAAAACCCTTTTACTATAAGGCTTAGAGCTTCTAGCTAG
- a CDS encoding SusC/RagA family TonB-linked outer membrane protein — MLCSSFAFSQIQGTVLDETGSPMIAVSVSVKGTTKGTSTDLDGKYKIDAQANQTLVYSFVGYLNKEISVGAQKTIDVTLDLDDQLLSEVVVVGYGSQLKREVTGSVQTLGYKELKDLPVSQVGQKLQGQLAGVQINQTTGKPGQGMNIRIRGQVSVSAGSNPLYVIDGFPITGDIGSLNPDEIEEITILKDAASTSLYGSRAANGVVLITTKKGKPGTNVSFNAYTGIQTVPQRGRIEMMDAVEFAQFKKEYYTDAGQEVPVEFQNPSDYEGKNNDWYDALLRNAPMQSYTLNVTSNKADSRTAVVAGVFDQEGVVINNKYQRYSLRINSEFDVSDKVKVGFNIAPQYVYDNTPRTDGDRGTGILFNALHTWPVMPIRDETGELTLSNKFPGSTGNIFDYANWVRAADELVNETTTTNLLSNAYLQYEPIKNLVLKSTFNVEMLRSKFFYFNPSTATSRINVPIPTTAQSIRQNVESLSWLNENLATYTKSVKDHNFELLAGFTNQKFTEESTRITADTYADDRIPTIQGAININRGGTYNGVGEWSLTSLLSRLTYNYKGKYLFTAAVRRDGSSRFGSENRWGTFPSVSAGWVMSDETFLADVEQLSFAKLRASFGVIGNNNIGNYTSYALINNTVNGVFGSTVAPGAVVTSLANNNLGWETTKQFDIGLDLGLFNDRIQFIYDFYTKRTTNLLYSVQIPQESGFGNFNDNIGEIKFWGHEFSVNTKNLNASKKLSWNTNFNLSLNRNKVMSLADGIDRVYGLFHITQVGQPFGQFYGHVAQGVYQNQADLDSNPQVPGRSTIGSIKLTDQNGDGIITNGGDFDDRVIMGNPFPTFTYGITNNFRYKNWDLSIVGSGSHGNQLLVRHLYSTANLDGVFNMVKEVQYRFRSEENPGKGFYGTTVGGGNVTGIERDWMNSRFIADASYFTIKNITLGHTFNKANKIFSSARLYTSVQQAFVFTKYWGGPNPETSAQRDGQGDGGNLSPGVDLSNYPVPRTFTLGLNLNF; from the coding sequence ATGCTATGCTCTTCTTTTGCATTCTCCCAAATTCAAGGAACAGTACTCGACGAAACGGGCAGTCCCATGATTGCCGTTAGTGTTTCCGTAAAAGGAACCACAAAAGGGACCTCCACAGACCTAGATGGTAAATACAAAATTGATGCTCAAGCTAACCAGACATTGGTTTACAGTTTTGTAGGTTACCTTAACAAAGAAATCTCTGTTGGGGCTCAAAAAACTATTGATGTAACCTTAGACCTTGACGACCAACTTCTTAGTGAAGTGGTAGTAGTAGGTTATGGTAGTCAGTTAAAAAGAGAAGTAACGGGTTCGGTACAAACTCTTGGCTATAAGGAGTTAAAAGATTTGCCAGTTTCTCAGGTAGGTCAAAAACTGCAAGGACAGCTAGCAGGTGTTCAGATTAACCAAACTACAGGTAAACCTGGTCAAGGAATGAACATCCGAATTAGAGGGCAAGTATCTGTTTCAGCAGGTAGTAACCCTTTATATGTGATTGATGGCTTTCCTATTACTGGCGATATAGGCTCTTTAAATCCTGATGAAATAGAAGAAATCACCATCCTTAAAGATGCTGCTTCTACGTCACTATATGGTTCGAGAGCTGCAAATGGTGTAGTACTTATTACCACAAAAAAGGGTAAGCCAGGCACCAATGTGAGCTTTAACGCCTATACGGGTATTCAAACAGTTCCTCAAAGAGGCCGTATAGAGATGATGGATGCTGTGGAGTTTGCTCAGTTTAAGAAAGAGTATTATACAGATGCTGGTCAAGAAGTTCCTGTAGAATTCCAAAACCCATCAGACTACGAAGGGAAGAACAATGACTGGTATGATGCCTTACTTAGAAATGCACCTATGCAGAGCTATACTTTAAACGTAACATCTAACAAAGCCGATTCTAGAACAGCCGTAGTAGCTGGTGTATTTGACCAAGAAGGTGTAGTTATAAACAACAAATATCAGCGTTACTCTTTAAGAATAAATTCTGAATTTGACGTATCAGACAAAGTTAAGGTAGGTTTTAACATTGCTCCCCAATATGTTTATGATAACACACCAAGAACTGACGGTGACAGAGGTACTGGTATCTTATTCAATGCCTTACACACTTGGCCAGTAATGCCTATCCGTGACGAAACCGGTGAATTAACGCTTTCAAACAAGTTTCCAGGAAGTACAGGTAACATCTTTGACTATGCCAACTGGGTAAGAGCTGCTGATGAATTAGTAAACGAAACCACTACTACTAATTTGCTTTCAAATGCTTATTTGCAATACGAACCTATTAAAAACTTAGTTTTGAAGTCTACGTTCAATGTAGAGATGTTGAGGTCTAAATTCTTCTACTTTAACCCATCTACAGCCACTAGCAGAATTAACGTACCTATTCCTACTACGGCACAGTCTATTCGTCAAAACGTAGAAAGCTTAAGTTGGTTGAATGAAAACTTAGCTACTTATACCAAAAGCGTAAAAGACCATAACTTTGAGTTACTTGCTGGTTTCACTAATCAGAAATTTACAGAAGAAAGCACTAGGATTACGGCAGACACATATGCAGATGATAGAATTCCTACTATCCAAGGAGCTATTAATATCAATAGGGGCGGAACCTATAATGGCGTTGGAGAATGGAGTTTAACTTCATTGCTTTCAAGACTTACGTATAACTACAAGGGTAAGTACTTGTTTACAGCCGCTGTTCGTCGTGATGGTTCTTCTCGTTTCGGTTCAGAAAACCGTTGGGGAACATTCCCTTCCGTTTCTGCTGGTTGGGTAATGTCTGACGAAACTTTCCTAGCAGATGTGGAGCAATTATCTTTTGCTAAACTAAGAGCAAGTTTCGGTGTGATTGGAAATAACAACATTGGTAACTATACTTCTTACGCCTTAATTAACAACACCGTTAATGGAGTATTTGGAAGTACAGTAGCACCGGGTGCCGTAGTCACTTCCCTAGCTAACAACAATTTAGGCTGGGAAACTACCAAGCAGTTTGACATTGGACTTGACCTTGGTCTTTTCAATGACAGAATCCAGTTTATCTATGATTTCTATACAAAGCGTACCACCAACCTACTTTATAGTGTACAAATTCCACAAGAATCTGGTTTCGGTAACTTCAATGATAACATTGGTGAAATTAAGTTCTGGGGACATGAGTTTTCTGTAAACACTAAAAACTTAAATGCATCTAAAAAGTTAAGCTGGAATACTAATTTCAACTTGTCTTTAAACAGAAATAAAGTGATGTCTTTAGCTGATGGTATTGACCGTGTTTACGGACTTTTCCATATCACTCAAGTAGGTCAGCCTTTCGGTCAATTTTATGGTCATGTAGCACAAGGGGTTTACCAAAACCAAGCTGATTTAGATAGCAATCCACAGGTTCCTGGAAGGTCAACCATAGGAAGTATTAAACTTACTGACCAAAATGGTGATGGTATTATCACAAACGGTGGAGACTTTGACGACCGCGTAATCATGGGTAACCCATTCCCTACCTTCACTTATGGTATCACTAACAACTTCCGCTATAAAAATTGGGATTTAAGTATTGTAGGTTCAGGTTCTCACGGAAACCAATTACTAGTACGTCATCTTTATAGTACTGCTAACCTTGATGGTGTATTTAACATGGTAAAAGAAGTCCAGTATAGATTCCGTTCTGAAGAAAACCCTGGAAAAGGATTTTATGGTACTACTGTAGGTGGTGGTAATGTTACAGGTATTGAAAGAGACTGGATGAACAGCCGTTTTATTGCAGACGCATCATATTTCACTATCAAAAACATAACATTAGGTCATACCTTCAATAAAGCTAACAAAATATTTAGCTCAGCTAGATTATATACTTCTGTACAGCAGGCCTTCGTATTTACGAAATACTGGGGAGGTCCTAATCCAGAAACAAGTGCACAGAGAGATGGTCAAGGTGATGGTGGAAACTTGAGCCCAGGTGTAGACTTATCAAACTATCCTGTCCCAAGAACTTTCACTTTGGGTCTTAATCTGAATTTCTAA
- a CDS encoding RagB/SusD family nutrient uptake outer membrane protein, with product MKKSIILILLVAFTQTGCKEDFLSLVPATALSSATFFTKQADFEQAVNAAYVPLRSIVNDRAWLLGEMHSDNTYYARNILFGATEQQEDLADFAVPTANGVTSNGHVLAQYRLDYQIISRSNQILSQIDDVDFDATIKANLKGQAQFLRAYAYFELVRYFGKVPLHLEPVTDRQGAALPLSDESAIYAQIISDATAAASGLLSKSAQEPGRVTSGAAKTLLANVHIVQKNWAEAASLLQQVVNSGEYSLMPNYADAFSDNSSNKNNSESVFEVQFLEGSAGLNGNFIYNFMPRPISPAELAPITGTSNPQPISGEGNNIPTPDIIAAYEDGDLRKDASIDYVTLGGSLRSNQVYPYIKKYAKHHSLHNNTGTNWPIYRYSEVLLFLAEALAEQGQTSEAANYLNQVRSRAGLANSTASDLKTAIYKERRVELAFENKRWFDLVRTDRAIDVITAYGNRIKANPLDYYYPDGAEARSNAFSNISLLYGLPADEAALSPHF from the coding sequence ATGAAAAAATCAATAATTCTAATATTACTAGTAGCATTTACACAAACGGGTTGTAAAGAAGACTTCCTAAGTTTGGTACCCGCTACTGCATTGAGTTCTGCTACTTTCTTTACTAAGCAGGCTGACTTTGAACAAGCTGTAAATGCAGCTTACGTACCACTTCGTAGTATTGTTAATGACAGAGCATGGCTTTTAGGTGAAATGCATTCTGACAACACATACTATGCTAGAAATATCCTTTTTGGAGCTACTGAGCAACAAGAAGATTTAGCTGACTTCGCAGTTCCTACCGCAAATGGCGTAACATCAAACGGGCATGTTTTAGCTCAATACAGACTTGATTACCAAATCATTTCAAGAAGTAATCAAATACTATCTCAAATTGACGATGTAGACTTTGATGCAACAATAAAGGCTAACTTAAAGGGGCAAGCTCAGTTTCTAAGAGCCTATGCCTATTTTGAGCTTGTAAGGTATTTTGGGAAAGTACCATTGCATTTAGAACCTGTTACTGACAGACAAGGTGCTGCACTTCCATTATCTGACGAAAGTGCTATTTATGCTCAAATCATTTCTGATGCTACAGCAGCCGCAAGTGGTTTATTGTCTAAGTCGGCACAAGAGCCTGGCAGGGTTACATCTGGAGCAGCCAAAACACTTCTTGCCAATGTTCACATTGTACAAAAAAACTGGGCTGAAGCGGCAAGTTTGTTACAACAAGTAGTAAACAGCGGAGAATATTCTTTAATGCCTAACTATGCTGATGCCTTTTCTGACAACAGTAGCAATAAGAATAATTCAGAGTCAGTTTTTGAAGTTCAATTTTTAGAAGGTTCTGCAGGTCTTAATGGTAACTTTATTTACAATTTCATGCCAAGACCTATCAGCCCTGCTGAGTTAGCTCCTATTACAGGTACTTCAAACCCACAACCTATCAGTGGAGAAGGAAACAATATTCCTACACCAGACATTATTGCGGCTTATGAAGATGGCGATTTGAGAAAAGATGCGTCAATAGATTATGTAACTTTGGGTGGAAGCTTAAGAAGTAACCAAGTATATCCATACATTAAGAAGTATGCTAAACACCATAGCTTACATAATAATACTGGAACAAACTGGCCAATTTACCGTTACTCTGAAGTATTATTATTCTTAGCAGAAGCTCTGGCAGAACAAGGTCAAACTAGTGAAGCTGCAAATTACTTAAATCAGGTTCGCTCTAGAGCTGGCTTAGCTAACAGTACTGCATCCGACTTAAAAACAGCTATTTATAAGGAAAGAAGAGTGGAGTTAGCATTTGAAAACAAGCGTTGGTTTGACTTAGTAAGAACAGACCGTGCTATTGATGTAATTACAGCTTACGGAAACCGCATAAAAGCTAATCCTTTAGATTATTATTATCCAGATGGTGCAGAGGCCAGAAGCAATGCGTTTTCTAACATCTCATTACTATACGGCTTACCTGCAGACGAAGCGGCTCTTTCTCCCCATTTTTAA
- a CDS encoding c-type cytochrome translates to MSLKKRTLILLFAAAAFTVANSFTYLKKQVLASMDEENPKIKKLRLSEGFRAEHLYSPSEEDEGSWVAMTFDDKGRMITSDQYGSLYRLKIPAIGSASSKPKVEKIKIGTGANIDKVGMGYANGLLYAFNSLYVMINNGKNNKDFPRSSGLYRLQDTNNDDHFDKITLLKELVGQGEHGPHSIVLSPDGKSLYVIAGNHTDVPEMDGYRLPSNWQEDNLFPLIKDPRGHANDRMAPGGWIANLDPEGKKWELVSAGYRNAFDLAFNEVGDLFAYDADMEWDFGQPWYRPTRINHSTSGSEHGWRTGNSKWSPSYPDNLPPVINIGQGSPTNLLHLKDAKFPAKYRSSLLAFDWSFGIMHAIHLKPEGASYTAEREEFLSGIPLPLTDGTIGPDGALYFLTGGRRLESDLYRVSYVGSESTAPVAIKPINAENQLRRDLEKYHVAGADKSAIKKAWPELSNSDRFIRYAARLVLEHQPVSEWQSKALSEKNAVAKTQALISLIRMGDGSKKNEILNALSSINYKSLNEGEQLDILRAFELAFLRMGEPEGDTKAKVIALLSSEYPARTAQLNRSLSKVLLYLDAPGAVDKTLALMEIETEPGTESLMEETATASSDLILRNPQYGSDIAKMLANMPPMQHTYYATVLSMAKKGWTEKTRATYFSWFKKALGYKGGLSYVGFVDRARKLALKNVPEDKIEYYNQLSGAELLTSNGNDIIDMTYPKGPGKRWKVESAEKAIKGGLSGRDFKNGKAMFAATTCKNCHTMRGEGGAIGPDLTQLGTRFSSKDMLEAIIDPNAVVSDQYAASQISLKDGNSLVGRLVNEDNKAYYISSNPFAPEMLEKVLKSEVVSVKSSQVSMMFPGLINSLNEDELKDLMAYLMSGGNENNKMFSSK, encoded by the coding sequence ATGTCATTAAAAAAACGAACACTTATCCTGCTATTTGCAGCAGCCGCATTCACTGTTGCAAACTCCTTTACCTACTTGAAAAAGCAGGTTCTGGCATCAATGGATGAGGAAAATCCAAAAATTAAAAAATTAAGATTATCAGAAGGTTTTAGGGCGGAACACCTCTACAGTCCTTCTGAAGAAGATGAAGGTTCTTGGGTAGCCATGACCTTTGATGATAAAGGCAGAATGATAACTTCTGACCAATATGGCTCACTTTACAGATTGAAAATTCCAGCTATTGGAAGTGCAAGCTCTAAACCGAAAGTGGAGAAAATCAAAATTGGAACAGGTGCTAATATTGACAAAGTAGGTATGGGTTATGCCAATGGATTGCTCTATGCATTCAATAGCCTTTACGTGATGATTAACAACGGGAAAAACAATAAAGACTTCCCTCGTTCTAGTGGCTTATACAGACTTCAAGATACGAACAACGATGACCATTTTGATAAAATCACTTTACTAAAAGAACTAGTAGGACAAGGGGAACATGGCCCGCACAGCATCGTGCTTTCTCCTGACGGAAAATCTCTTTATGTAATTGCTGGAAATCATACAGACGTTCCAGAAATGGACGGATATCGCCTACCATCAAACTGGCAAGAAGACAACCTTTTCCCATTAATTAAAGACCCAAGAGGACACGCCAACGACCGCATGGCACCTGGTGGGTGGATAGCAAACCTAGACCCAGAAGGGAAAAAATGGGAACTAGTAAGTGCTGGATATAGAAATGCATTTGACTTAGCTTTTAATGAAGTAGGTGATTTATTTGCTTATGATGCAGATATGGAGTGGGATTTTGGACAACCTTGGTACCGCCCTACACGAATCAACCATTCTACAAGTGGTTCAGAACATGGCTGGAGAACAGGAAACAGCAAGTGGTCTCCTTCTTATCCAGATAACCTTCCTCCAGTAATAAACATTGGACAGGGTTCTCCTACCAACCTATTGCACTTAAAAGATGCCAAATTCCCAGCTAAATACAGAAGTTCATTATTAGCTTTTGACTGGAGTTTCGGAATTATGCATGCTATCCATTTGAAGCCAGAAGGGGCATCGTATACTGCAGAAAGAGAAGAGTTTTTATCCGGTATTCCATTACCACTTACTGACGGAACTATTGGCCCTGATGGAGCTCTCTACTTCTTAACAGGTGGTCGTAGACTAGAGTCTGACCTATACCGTGTAAGTTATGTGGGTTCTGAAAGCACTGCTCCAGTGGCTATCAAGCCTATCAATGCTGAAAATCAATTAAGAAGAGACTTAGAAAAGTATCACGTAGCGGGGGCTGATAAAAGTGCTATTAAAAAAGCGTGGCCTGAGTTAAGTAACTCTGATAGGTTTATTAGATATGCTGCTAGATTAGTATTAGAGCATCAGCCAGTTTCAGAATGGCAGTCAAAAGCTCTTTCTGAGAAAAACGCTGTAGCTAAAACCCAAGCTCTAATTTCTTTAATTAGAATGGGAGATGGCTCTAAGAAAAACGAAATCTTAAATGCCCTTTCAAGCATTAATTACAAAAGCCTGAATGAAGGTGAGCAATTAGATATCCTAAGAGCTTTTGAGTTGGCTTTCTTAAGAATGGGAGAGCCAGAAGGTGATACCAAAGCGAAAGTGATAGCATTATTAAGTTCTGAATACCCTGCTAGAACAGCTCAGTTAAACAGGTCTTTAAGCAAAGTTCTATTGTATTTAGACGCTCCCGGAGCTGTTGACAAAACGTTGGCTCTTATGGAAATAGAAACAGAGCCTGGTACCGAAAGCTTAATGGAAGAAACAGCGACTGCTTCTAGTGACCTTATATTGAGAAACCCTCAGTATGGTTCTGACATTGCCAAAATGCTGGCCAATATGCCTCCAATGCAGCACACTTATTATGCTACTGTATTAAGCATGGCTAAAAAGGGTTGGACAGAGAAAACAAGAGCAACTTACTTTTCTTGGTTCAAAAAAGCCTTGGGTTATAAAGGTGGACTTAGTTATGTTGGTTTTGTTGACAGAGCTCGTAAACTAGCCTTAAAAAATGTACCAGAAGATAAAATCGAATACTACAATCAGCTTTCTGGAGCCGAATTACTTACTTCTAACGGTAACGACATCATAGATATGACTTACCCGAAAGGGCCAGGAAAAAGATGGAAAGTAGAGTCCGCCGAAAAAGCAATAAAAGGAGGTTTGAGCGGTAGAGATTTCAAAAATGGAAAAGCCATGTTTGCCGCTACTACTTGTAAAAACTGTCATACTATGAGAGGAGAAGGTGGAGCCATTGGACCAGACCTTACCCAGTTAGGTACACGTTTTTCATCAAAAGATATGCTAGAAGCTATTATTGACCCTAATGCGGTAGTCTCTGACCAATACGCAGCATCTCAAATCAGCTTAAAAGACGGTAATTCGTTAGTAGGTAGACTTGTCAATGAAGACAATAAAGCCTACTACATTTCTTCGAATCCGTTTGCACCAGAAATGTTAGAAAAAGTACTTAAATCAGAAGTAGTATCTGTAAAAAGTTCACAAGTTTCTATGATGTTCCCTGGTCTTATAAATAGCCTTAATGAGGATGAACTTAAAGATTTGATGGCTTACCTGATGTCAGGAGGCAATGAAAACAATAAGATGTTCTCATCAAAATAA
- a CDS encoding sulfatase family protein produces MRRISIPICLFILCSCFKSVTAQETSEKPNILYILVDQWRAQATGYSGNQDVITPNLDQLASESINLQNAVSGTPVCTPHRASLMTGQYPLTNGVFMNDVLLDTNAITLPKVFKKDGYDTGYIGKWHLDGHGRNTYIPPTRQQGFAYWKVLECTHNYNNSAYYTGKSDEKKFWNGYDAAAQTEDVLNYLDEQSKSKKPFLLMLSIGSPHAPYDTAPEEFKKLYKNKEIFIHKNVPEELREKVENDTRGYYAHMTAIDSYIGQIRQKLKDLNMDKNTIIVFTSDHGDLLGSHGFYKKQQPYQESIKVPFLIHYPKAFGKKGSISPALLNSPDIMPTLLGLSNIDIPETVEGLDFSSVLKGEKKDKVKQTLISCPQPFGQWARKRGGKEYRGVFTGRYTYTRDLEGPWLLFDNVADPFQMNNLIGKVEHKKLQKTLNKKLNKELQKRNDEFLPGMEYVKKWNYLVDETETVPYRNVNYEGKPINEL; encoded by the coding sequence ATGAGAAGAATATCAATCCCTATTTGCCTTTTTATTCTATGTTCTTGTTTTAAAAGTGTCACTGCCCAAGAAACATCAGAAAAACCAAACATCTTATACATTCTAGTAGACCAATGGAGAGCTCAAGCCACAGGTTACTCGGGAAACCAAGATGTTATTACACCAAACTTAGACCAACTAGCGTCTGAAAGTATCAACCTACAAAATGCCGTTTCTGGTACACCAGTCTGTACGCCACATAGGGCGTCGCTTATGACTGGACAGTACCCACTTACCAATGGCGTTTTCATGAATGATGTACTTTTAGACACCAATGCCATAACACTCCCGAAAGTGTTTAAGAAAGACGGATACGATACTGGCTATATTGGCAAATGGCATCTAGACGGTCACGGCAGAAACACCTACATCCCTCCTACGCGTCAACAAGGTTTTGCCTACTGGAAAGTACTCGAATGCACCCATAATTATAACAACTCTGCTTACTACACAGGCAAGTCAGATGAAAAGAAATTTTGGAATGGGTATGACGCTGCCGCTCAAACGGAAGACGTTTTAAACTACCTAGACGAACAGTCAAAAAGTAAAAAACCTTTTTTATTAATGCTATCAATAGGTAGCCCACATGCTCCTTATGATACCGCACCGGAAGAGTTTAAAAAGCTCTATAAAAACAAAGAGATTTTCATTCATAAGAATGTACCAGAAGAACTAAGGGAAAAAGTCGAAAACGATACCCGAGGATATTACGCTCACATGACCGCTATTGACTCTTATATCGGTCAAATTAGGCAAAAGCTAAAAGACTTAAACATGGATAAAAACACCATAATAGTCTTCACCTCTGACCATGGCGACCTTTTAGGCTCTCATGGCTTTTATAAAAAACAACAGCCTTACCAAGAGAGTATCAAAGTTCCTTTCCTTATTCATTATCCTAAAGCTTTTGGCAAAAAAGGTAGCATTTCTCCAGCTCTTTTAAACTCACCAGACATTATGCCTACGCTCTTAGGTTTATCAAACATTGATATTCCTGAAACAGTAGAAGGTTTAGACTTCTCTTCTGTTTTAAAAGGCGAAAAGAAAGACAAAGTAAAACAAACACTTATCTCCTGTCCACAGCCTTTCGGTCAGTGGGCCAGAAAAAGAGGGGGAAAAGAATATAGAGGTGTATTTACAGGAAGGTATACCTACACCAGAGATTTAGAAGGTCCTTGGCTACTTTTTGATAATGTGGCGGACCCTTTTCAAATGAATAATTTGATAGGCAAAGTAGAGCATAAAAAACTTCAAAAGACTTTGAACAAAAAGCTAAATAAAGAACTTCAAAAGAGAAATGATGAATTTCTCCCTGGTATGGAATACGTCAAAAAATGGAACTACTTGGTAGACGAAACCGAGACCGTTCCATACAGAAATGTCAATTACGAAGGAAAACCAATAAACGAATTATAA
- a CDS encoding 3-keto-disaccharide hydrolase: protein MINKNLSYLMAAAAISFTSISCTESHSASQEAAVEETDAFVDIFNGENLDGWEGDTTYWSVQDGNLVGEITPATLLKTNSFIIWEGGEPGDFELKGEFKISEKGNSGINYRSVRFTEVPNALKGYQADIDGANRYTGQNYEERGRATLAYRGQVTSINPQSGDWTHEQVREKVKKNAWTELEVTGSLGDSDSLKTKINAEDWNEFHLVVKGNRLQHYINGILMSDVTDNDEVNGKSKGLLGVQVHVGPPMTVMYRNLKLKE from the coding sequence ATGATAAATAAAAATTTAAGCTACTTAATGGCAGCCGCTGCCATCTCATTTACCTCCATTTCTTGCACCGAATCACACAGTGCCTCGCAGGAAGCTGCAGTGGAAGAAACCGATGCCTTTGTAGATATATTCAACGGCGAAAATCTAGACGGTTGGGAGGGCGATACTACGTACTGGAGCGTACAAGACGGAAATTTAGTAGGAGAAATCACCCCTGCTACTTTGCTAAAAACAAATTCATTCATAATTTGGGAGGGCGGAGAGCCTGGCGATTTTGAACTGAAGGGAGAATTTAAAATTTCAGAGAAAGGAAACTCAGGAATTAACTACCGAAGCGTAAGATTTACGGAAGTTCCGAATGCTTTAAAAGGCTATCAGGCAGACATTGACGGTGCAAACCGTTATACAGGCCAAAACTATGAAGAGCGAGGAAGAGCCACGCTTGCATACAGAGGTCAAGTCACAAGCATCAATCCTCAAAGCGGAGATTGGACACATGAGCAAGTAAGAGAGAAAGTAAAAAAGAATGCTTGGACAGAATTAGAGGTAACAGGAAGTTTGGGTGACTCAGACTCCTTAAAAACCAAAATAAATGCCGAAGATTGGAATGAATTCCACTTGGTGGTAAAAGGAAACAGATTACAGCATTACATTAATGGTATTTTAATGAGTGACGTAACTGATAATGATGAAGTAAACGGAAAGTCAAAAGGACTGCTTGGTGTTCAGGTTCACGTAGGACCACCAATGACCGTAATGTATAGAAATTTAAAACTGAAGGAATAA